From a region of the Pseudomonas fulva 12-X genome:
- the hemF gene encoding oxygen-dependent coproporphyrinogen oxidase encodes MSDQTEAVKAYLLDLQDRICAALQNEDGQASFVEDAWQRPGGGGGRTRVIGDGAVIEKGGVNFSHVFGENLPPSASAHRPELAGRGFQALGVSLVIHPHNPHVPTSHANVRFFSAEKEGEEPVWWFGGGFDLTPYYGSEEDCVHWHRVAEQACAPFGADVYPRYKAWCDRYFHLKHRGEPRGIGGLFFDDLNEWGFDTCFAFIRAIGDAYIDAYLPIVQRRKATPYTPAQREFQEYRRGRYVEFNLVFDRGTLFGLQSGGRTESILMSLPPQVRWGYDWKPEPGSEEARLTEYFLTDRDWLGLQQA; translated from the coding sequence TGAAGGCCTACCTGCTCGACCTGCAAGACCGTATCTGCGCCGCCCTGCAAAACGAGGATGGCCAGGCCAGCTTCGTCGAAGACGCCTGGCAGCGTCCGGGTGGCGGTGGCGGGCGTACGCGGGTGATCGGTGACGGTGCGGTGATCGAAAAGGGCGGCGTCAACTTCTCCCACGTGTTCGGCGAAAACCTGCCGCCGTCGGCCAGCGCCCATCGCCCAGAGCTGGCCGGTCGTGGCTTCCAGGCCCTCGGCGTGTCGCTGGTCATCCACCCGCACAACCCGCACGTGCCCACGTCCCACGCCAACGTGCGCTTCTTCAGCGCCGAGAAGGAAGGCGAGGAGCCGGTGTGGTGGTTCGGTGGCGGCTTCGACCTGACGCCTTACTACGGCAGCGAAGAGGACTGCGTGCACTGGCACCGCGTCGCCGAGCAGGCCTGTGCGCCTTTCGGTGCCGACGTCTACCCGCGCTACAAGGCCTGGTGCGACCGCTACTTCCACCTCAAGCACCGCGGCGAGCCAAGGGGCATCGGCGGGTTGTTCTTCGACGACCTCAACGAATGGGGTTTCGACACCTGCTTCGCCTTCATCCGCGCCATCGGCGACGCCTACATCGACGCTTACCTGCCCATCGTGCAACGCCGCAAGGCCACGCCCTACACGCCGGCGCAACGCGAATTCCAGGAGTATCGCCGTGGCCGCTACGTGGAATTCAACCTGGTGTTCGACCGCGGCACACTGTTCGGCCTGCAGTCGGGCGGACGCACTGAGTCGATCCTCATGTCGCTGCCGCCGCAGGTGCGTTGGGGCTATGACTGGAAGCCGGAACCGGGCAGCGAGGAAGCGCGCCTGACCGAGTACTTCCTGACCGACCGCGACTGGCTCGGCCTGCAGCAGGCTTGA
- a CDS encoding Ldh family oxidoreductase, which produces MIRLTLDEARTLSLSILRHAGFSEAQAQAVTATVVAGERDGCASHGLYRVLGCVSSLKAGKVVADAEPEVVDQAPSIVRVDARGGFSQLAFQAGLPLLADKARANGIAALAINRCVHFSALWVEIEQLTELGLVALACNPSHAWVAPAGGSKPIFGTNPVAFGWPRAGKHPFIFDFATSAIARGDIELHRRAGKPIPEGWGIDASGQPSTSAEAVMNGAMLTFGGHKGSALAAMVELIAGPLIGDLTSAESLAYDAGSKSSPYHGELIIALDPQRFLGAAADEHLARAEALFDGIEGQGARLPSQRRYDARDRSLSEGVQIPQALYDDLKALLS; this is translated from the coding sequence ATGATTCGACTGACCCTGGACGAAGCCCGCACGCTATCGCTGTCCATCCTGCGCCATGCTGGTTTCAGCGAGGCCCAGGCCCAGGCGGTGACCGCCACCGTGGTGGCCGGCGAGCGCGATGGCTGTGCATCCCATGGCTTGTACCGGGTGTTGGGCTGCGTCAGTTCGCTGAAGGCCGGCAAGGTGGTCGCCGATGCCGAGCCGGAGGTAGTCGACCAGGCGCCGTCGATCGTGCGCGTCGATGCCCGCGGTGGCTTCTCGCAACTGGCTTTCCAGGCTGGGCTGCCATTGCTGGCCGACAAGGCCAGGGCCAATGGCATCGCCGCCCTGGCGATCAACCGCTGCGTGCATTTCTCCGCGCTGTGGGTGGAGATCGAACAGCTCACCGAACTCGGCCTCGTCGCCCTGGCCTGCAACCCCAGCCACGCCTGGGTCGCGCCGGCGGGCGGCAGCAAGCCGATCTTCGGCACCAACCCCGTCGCGTTCGGCTGGCCGCGTGCCGGCAAGCACCCGTTCATATTCGACTTCGCCACCAGTGCCATCGCCCGTGGTGACATCGAGCTGCACCGCCGCGCCGGCAAGCCGATTCCCGAAGGCTGGGGCATCGATGCCAGCGGCCAGCCCAGCACCAGTGCCGAAGCGGTGATGAACGGCGCCATGCTGACTTTCGGCGGCCACAAGGGCTCGGCGCTGGCGGCCATGGTGGAGCTGATCGCCGGGCCGCTGATCGGCGACCTGACCAGTGCCGAGTCCCTGGCTTATGACGCCGGCAGCAAGTCGTCGCCTTACCATGGCGAGCTGATCATCGCCCTCGACCCACAGCGCTTTCTCGGCGCTGCGGCCGATGAGCACCTGGCGCGGGCCGAGGCGCTATTCGACGGTATCGAAGGGCAGGGCGCGCGGCTGCCCTCCCAGCGCCGTTACGACGCCCGGGATCGCAGTCTGAGCGAAGGCGTGCAGATTCCCCAGGCGCTCTACGACGATCTCAAGGCGCTGCTCAGTTGA
- the cobJ gene encoding precorrin-3B C(17)-methyltransferase encodes MTLSPAIVILGPSALATARRIQALYPQAVIHGLSGRVEADAAYDDFGDTLRNLYRSGTPIIALCAAGIVIRSLAPLLTSKGAEPPVLAVAEDGSAVVPLLGGLGGVNRMAREIAAALQVSAAITTSGELRFGTCLLDPPSGYVLADIDQGKRFVSDLLGGESLRIDGEAPWLDRSKLPMAEDGGRTLHITTEQRAAQAHELLIHPRTLLALVDSTDDLAARIAQAFEQAGLAQKSLAALLAPAALMTDRTLANAASELNVPLRFITSDTALPTAIAQHDGLQVLRAESPDAAQTIGRPRGRLSVIGLGPGAAEHMTPAVRRALDEAQDLLGYETYVRMAEPLRNDQVRHCSDNREELQRARHAFELAASGRRVVVISSGDPGVFAMAAAVLEALEEAQAPTDWHAVELEVLPGVSAALATAAKAGAPLGHDFCLISLSDNLKPWAMIESRLDHAGAADLAMAFYNPISKARPWQLGRALEIVRSHRTPDTVVVLGRDIGRPAEALRVVSLGELTPEMVDMRTLVIIGSSQTRRFPRGDGGEWVYTPRSYPQA; translated from the coding sequence ATGACCCTTTCCCCTGCCATCGTCATCCTCGGCCCCTCCGCGCTGGCCACAGCGCGGCGCATCCAGGCGCTTTATCCACAGGCCGTCATCCATGGCCTGAGTGGAAGGGTCGAAGCCGATGCGGCCTACGACGACTTCGGCGACACCCTGCGCAACCTGTATCGCAGCGGCACGCCGATCATCGCCCTGTGTGCCGCCGGTATCGTCATTCGCAGCCTGGCGCCGCTGCTCACCAGCAAGGGCGCCGAGCCACCTGTGCTGGCCGTAGCCGAAGACGGCAGCGCCGTGGTGCCGCTGCTCGGCGGCCTGGGCGGTGTCAACCGTATGGCACGGGAAATCGCCGCTGCGCTGCAGGTCAGCGCGGCGATCACCACCAGCGGCGAGCTGCGTTTCGGCACCTGCCTGCTCGACCCGCCAAGCGGCTACGTGCTGGCCGATATCGACCAGGGCAAACGCTTCGTCTCCGACCTGCTCGGTGGTGAAAGCCTGCGTATAGACGGTGAGGCGCCTTGGCTGGATCGGAGCAAGCTGCCGATGGCCGAAGATGGCGGGCGCACCCTGCATATCACCACAGAGCAGCGCGCGGCCCAGGCGCACGAGTTGCTGATTCATCCACGCACGCTGCTGGCTCTGGTCGACAGTACGGACGATCTTGCCGCGCGAATCGCTCAGGCGTTCGAGCAAGCAGGCCTGGCGCAGAAATCCCTCGCCGCCCTGCTCGCGCCAGCAGCCCTGATGACCGACAGGACGCTGGCCAACGCAGCCAGTGAGCTGAACGTGCCGCTGCGCTTCATCACCTCGGATACCGCACTGCCGACAGCCATCGCGCAGCACGACGGCCTGCAGGTGCTGCGGGCCGAATCGCCCGACGCCGCGCAAACCATCGGCCGCCCGCGTGGCCGCCTGAGCGTGATCGGCCTCGGCCCGGGCGCAGCGGAACATATGACGCCAGCCGTACGCCGCGCTCTGGACGAAGCTCAGGACCTGCTCGGTTACGAAACCTACGTGCGCATGGCCGAGCCGCTGCGCAACGATCAGGTGCGCCACTGCAGCGACAATCGCGAAGAGCTGCAGCGCGCCCGTCATGCCTTCGAGCTGGCCGCCAGCGGCCGCCGCGTGGTGGTGATTTCCTCGGGCGACCCTGGCGTATTCGCCATGGCCGCGGCGGTGCTGGAGGCTCTGGAAGAGGCTCAAGCGCCCACTGACTGGCACGCCGTTGAGCTAGAGGTGCTGCCCGGCGTCTCCGCAGCCCTGGCCACCGCCGCCAAGGCCGGGGCGCCGCTGGGCCATGACTTCTGCCTGATCTCGCTCTCGGACAACCTCAAGCCTTGGGCGATGATCGAAAGCCGCCTCGACCACGCCGGCGCTGCCGACCTGGCCATGGCCTTCTACAACCCAATCTCCAAGGCGCGCCCCTGGCAGCTTGGCCGCGCCCTGGAAATCGTCCGCAGCCATCGCACACCGGACACCGTGGTGGTGCTCGGCCGCGATATCGGCCGCCCCGCCGAAGCGCTGCGGGTGGTCAGCCTTGGCGAGCTGACGCCGGAGATGGTCGACATGCGCACCCTGGTGATCATCGGCTCCAGCCAGACCCGGCGCTTCCCCCGTGGCGACGGCGGCGAATGGGTGTACACGCCACGCAGTTATCCACAGGCGTAG
- the aroE gene encoding shikimate dehydrogenase, whose product MDRYGVFGNPIGHSKSPLIHRLFAEQTGQQLSYEALLAPLEDFEGYARAFFAQGLGGNVTVPFKEQAFTLADSLTERARRAGAVNTLKKLDDGSLLGDNTDGAGLVRDLTVNAGIELRGKRILLLGAGGAVRGILEPFLAQQPQTLVIANRTVEKAEQLARQFADLGPVVASGFDWIDAPVDLIVNGTSASLAGELPPISASLIQPGHTCCYDMMYGAGPTAFNRWAAEQGAARTLDGLGMLVEQAMEAFHLWRGVRPDSAPVLAELRRQLAAG is encoded by the coding sequence ATGGATCGCTACGGTGTATTCGGCAACCCCATCGGCCACAGCAAGTCGCCGCTGATCCACCGGCTGTTCGCCGAACAGACCGGTCAGCAGCTCAGCTACGAGGCGCTGCTGGCGCCGCTGGAGGATTTCGAGGGCTATGCCCGCGCGTTCTTCGCTCAGGGCCTGGGCGGCAACGTCACGGTGCCGTTCAAGGAGCAGGCGTTCACCCTGGCCGACAGCCTGACCGAGCGCGCCCGCCGCGCCGGTGCGGTGAATACCCTGAAGAAGCTCGACGACGGCAGCCTGCTCGGTGACAACACCGACGGCGCCGGCCTGGTGCGCGACCTGACCGTGAATGCCGGCATCGAGCTGCGCGGCAAGCGCATCCTGCTGCTCGGCGCCGGTGGCGCTGTGCGCGGCATTCTCGAACCCTTCCTGGCGCAGCAGCCGCAGACCCTGGTGATCGCCAATCGCACGGTGGAAAAGGCCGAGCAACTGGCCCGTCAGTTCGCCGATCTCGGCCCGGTGGTGGCCAGCGGCTTCGACTGGATCGACGCGCCGGTGGACTTGATCGTCAACGGCACTTCGGCCAGCCTGGCCGGCGAGCTGCCGCCGATCTCCGCCAGCCTGATCCAGCCTGGCCACACCTGCTGCTACGACATGATGTACGGCGCCGGCCCCACGGCGTTCAATCGCTGGGCCGCGGAGCAGGGTGCCGCGCGTACCCTGGATGGTCTCGGCATGCTGGTCGAGCAGGCCATGGAAGCCTTCCACCTGTGGCGCGGCGTGCGCCCGGACAGCGCCCCGGTGCTCGCCGAGTTGCGCCGGCAACTGGCGGCCGGATGA